A window from Fragaria vesca subsp. vesca linkage group LG5, FraVesHawaii_1.0, whole genome shotgun sequence encodes these proteins:
- the LOC101308880 gene encoding pentatricopeptide repeat-containing protein At1g71060, mitochondrial-like codes for MAENDLTASPESTTPTARIICEILFRQSPHQICPALASTGIVPTLDLILEVLTLSYDYPFSAIKFFQWAGPAQNHSPAAWNIIVDLLGRNRLFDSMWDAIRSMRDQSTLSLSTFSSAFANYASAARFDDAVMTFQVMDKYGVPPRVAAANSLLRAMCTQNGGVSRALEFLETMKGSEEFGPDGDSFGILLEGLEKEGNSARAKTVFGEMVVRVGWSPAHVPAYDAFLTALVRGEEIEEAVKFLGVMNKNGCLPGLRFLSNAVDILVKKKSGKNAILVWDIMVGNGLLPNLAMYNAMIGLMCDCNEVDRAFQLLDEMVFNGAFPDSVTYNAIFKCLIKNSRVREAGKFFVEMVKNECLPTHFNFAAAITMFFDGDDPEMGVEIWNFMVENCVEPLDVAANALLLGLCKLDRLSELKRCADDMLDRRISVYESTMARLKSVYYKDGRGAKDKYDGLARRWKTSLAR; via the coding sequence ATGGCGGAGAATGACCTCACCGCCTCGCCGGAGTCGACCACACCAACGGCCAGGATCATCTGCGAGATCCTCTTCCGTCAATCCCCTCACCAAATCTGCCCCGCCCTCGCCTCCACCGGAATCGTCCCTACTCTCGACCTCATCCTCGAAGTCCTCACCCTCTCCTACGACTACCCCTTCTCCGCCATCAAGTTCTTCCAATGGGCCGGCCCAGCCCAAAACCACTCCCCCGCCGCCTGGAACATCATCGTAGACCTCCTCGGCCGCAACCGCCTCTTCGATTCCATGTGGGACGCCATCCGCTCCATGCGCGACCAATCCACTCTCTCCCTCTCCACCTTTTCCTCCGCCTTCGCCAACTACGCCTCCGCCGCACGCTTCGACGACGCCGTCATGACGTTCCAGGTCATGGACAAGTACGGCGTCCCGCCACGCGTCGCCGCCGCGAACTCGCTCCTCAGGGCCATGTGCACCCAAAACGGCGGCGTTTCGAGGGCGTTGGAGTTTCTGGAGACGATGAAGGGGAGCGAGGAGTTCGGCCCTGATGGGGACTCGTTCGGGATTTTGCTGGAAGGTTTGGAGAAGGAAGGAAACTCGGCAAGGGCGAAGACGGTGTTTGGGGAGATGGTGGTGAGAGTCGGGTGGAGCCCGGCGCACGTTCCGGCTTACGATGCTTTCTTGACGGCGCTCGTGAGGGGCGAGGAAATCGAGGAGGCTGTTAAGTTCTTGGGAGTGATGAACAAGAATGGCTGCTTGCCAGGTTTGAGATTCTTGTCGAATGCTGTTGATATTCTTGTTAAGAAAAAGAGCGGCAAGAATGCTATATTGGTTTGGGATATTATGGTTGGTAATGGGTTGCTGCCTAATTTGGCAATGTATAATGCTATGATTGGGTTGATGTGTGATTGTAATGAGGTGGATCGTGCATTTCAGCTACTTGATGAGATGGTGTTCAATGGTGCTTTCCCTGATTCTGTTACTTATAATGCTATATTCAAGTGCTTGATTAAGAACAGCAGGGTTCGCGAGGCGGGGAAGTTCTTTGTCGAGATGGTGAAGAATGAGTGTCTGCCGACACATTTTAATTTTGCTGCGGCCATCACCATGTTTTTCGATGGGGATGACCCTGAAATGGGGGTTGAGATCTGGAACTTTATGGTTGAGAACTGTGTGGAGCCGCTTGATGTTGCTGCCAATGCCTTGCTTTTGGGTCTTTGTAAGTTAGATAGGTTGTCCGAGTTGAAGAGGTGTGCTGATGATATGCTCGATAGGAGGATCAGCGTTTATGAATCGACTATGGCGAGGTTGAAGAGTGTTTACTATAAAGATGGCAGAGGTGCTAAGGATAAATATGATGGCTTGGCAAGAAGGTGGAAGACGTCACTGGCTCGTTAG
- the LOC101309166 gene encoding putative pentatricopeptide repeat-containing protein At5g43820-like, whose product MTAVNRGSLGGEAMLVFFNWVIQKPNVAKDAHMYHVIIKALDRRKFFKYIMQVLSDMRSQDVCINLETVLIVMDSFVMAGHVSKAIRFFWDLEEFGLDCGTECLNVLLQCLCRRSHVVAASLFLNSVKGKVEFNGATYNVVFGGWSRYGRVGEMESTLEAMVADGFSPDCATFCHILEGLGRADQIDDAVEIFESMKRKGCYFKSMSRNGCDPNVDTYTKVIAGFLKARKLADILEMFDEIYGPPYAAMMIYQKARKVGCRVSLAAYKLLLMRLSRFGKCGMLLNIWDEMQECGYVSDIEVYEHIISGLCNIGQLENAVVVMEESLRKGFCPSRLTYSKLSNKLLASNKLERAYKLYLKIKAARHADNKLWTYPLEEWFSDIVSETGLTMELSSHSSDQLYLKSDYRALILGICENELLY is encoded by the exons ATGACAGCAG TGAATAGAGGCAGTTTAGGAGGTGAAGCAATGCTTGTGTTTTTCAATTGGGTGATTCAGAAACCGAATGTGGCTAAAGATGCTCATATGTATCATGTAATCATCAAAGCATTGGATAGGAGAAAGTTCTTCAAGTACATAATGCAAGTTTTGAGTGACATGAGAAGCCAAGATGTATGTATCAATTTGGAGACTGTGTTGATAGTGATGGATAGTTTTGTGATGGCTGGACATGTATCGAAAGCAATCCGATTTTTTTGGGACTTGGAAGAGTTTGGGTTGGATTGCGGTACTGAGTGTCTGAATGTGCTTCTGCAGTGTCTGTGTCGGCGGTCTCATGTAGTGGCTGCAAGCTTGTTTCTTAATTCAGTGAAGGGGAAGGTGGAGTTTAATGGTGCGACGTATAACGTAGTTTTTGGTGGGTGGTCGAGATATGGTAGAGTTGGTGAGATGGAGAGTACTTTGGAAGCAATGGTAGCAGATGGGTTTAGTCCTGATTGTGCAACTTTCTGTCACATTCTTGAGGGTTTAGGAAGGGCTGATCAGATTGATGATGCGGTTGAGATTTTTGAGAGCATGAAGAGGAAAGGTTGT TACTTCAAGAGTATGTCGAGAAATGGTTGTGATCCAAATGTTGATACTTATACCAAAGTGATTGCTGGTTTTCTTAAAGCCCGAAAATTGGCAGATATACTGGAGATGTTTGATGAGAT CTATGGTCCACCATATGCTGCTATGATGATCTACCAGAAAGCAAGAAAGGTCGGATGTAGAGTATCATTGGCTGCTTATAAGCTATTGCTTATGCGCCTTTCTAGATTTGGTAAATGTGGAATGTTGCTAAACATTTGGGATGAGATGCAGGAATGTGGTTATGTTTCTGATATTGAAGTTTATGAGCACATAATCAGTGGACTTTGCAACATAGGGCAGCTTGAAAATGCTGTAGTTGTCATGGAAGAGTCTCTACGAAAAGGTTTTTGCCCAAGCAGGCTTACTTACAGCAAACTAAGTAACAAACTTCTTGCTTCAAATAAGTTAGAGAGGGCTTACAAGTTATATTTGAAGATTAAAGCTGCTCGTCATGCTGACAA CAAGTTATGGACTTACCCTTTAGAAGAGTGGTTTTCA GACATTGTATCAGAGACTGGCTTGACAATGGAGCTGTCCTCTCACTCCTCTGATCAG CTATACTTGAAGTCTGATTATCGTGCCCTCATATTGGGCATATGTGAAAATGAACTTTTGTATTGA